The following proteins are co-located in the Candidatus Paracaedibacter acanthamoebae genome:
- a CDS encoding SH3 domain-containing protein, producing the protein MIRIGRSFVILFIFLLPSLVLANAEKLPLPRFASIRSNKVNVHVGPGKSYPIEWTYTRQGLPVEIIAEFDTWRQIRDSEGAKSWVHKSLLSGKRTALVTDHQRKLRMKPKKDARIVAYLDPGIILKVKKCEKEWCQVEANNYSGWIRKKAIWGVYAHEEKV; encoded by the coding sequence ATTTTTCTATTGCCGTCATTGGTGCTTGCGAACGCTGAAAAACTACCCTTGCCTCGTTTTGCCTCTATTCGGTCTAACAAAGTTAATGTTCACGTCGGGCCTGGGAAAAGTTATCCCATTGAATGGACCTATACTCGCCAGGGATTACCGGTGGAAATCATAGCTGAATTTGATACCTGGCGACAAATCAGGGATTCCGAAGGGGCAAAGAGTTGGGTTCATAAAAGTCTGTTGTCGGGTAAAAGAACGGCTTTGGTCACGGATCATCAACGTAAACTGCGCATGAAGCCAAAAAAAGACGCTCGTATTGTTGCATATTTAGACCCTGGCATTATTCTTAAGGTCAAAAAATGTGAAAAAGAATGGTGTCAGGTAGAGGCAAATAATTATTCTGGATGGATTCGTAAAAAAGCCATATGGGGGGTTTATGCGCACGAAGAAAAGGTCTAA
- a CDS encoding metal ABC transporter ATP-binding protein: MTSGAPILSDINLTISKGKITTIIGPNGAGKTTLLKLMLGLAKPSSGKIHHLAKVRVGYVPQKLKLNPLLPVTVERFLQLASPLGNKILAEKINRVLHDVGACHLKQRWMRELSGGETQRILLVRALMQDPDLLVLDEPAQGVDIMGQADLYQLIARLRDQIGCGIVLVSHDLHLVMAASDNVICLNQHVCCSGSPSDVQSHPSYAQLFGTRAEAASLAIYTHHHTHHHDIPCTQGHDHD, encoded by the coding sequence ATGACATCAGGTGCCCCCATTCTAAGTGATATTAATTTGACCATCTCAAAAGGTAAGATCACCACCATTATTGGTCCAAATGGGGCAGGGAAAACGACTCTCTTAAAGTTGATGCTGGGGCTAGCAAAACCGAGTTCAGGCAAGATCCATCATTTGGCTAAAGTGCGAGTAGGCTATGTTCCCCAAAAGTTGAAATTGAATCCATTGCTTCCTGTTACGGTTGAGCGATTTTTACAATTAGCGTCTCCTCTCGGCAACAAAATTTTGGCGGAAAAAATTAATCGGGTTCTTCATGATGTTGGCGCCTGTCATTTAAAGCAGCGTTGGATGCGTGAGTTGTCGGGCGGTGAAACGCAGCGAATCCTCTTAGTGCGAGCTTTAATGCAAGATCCGGATTTGTTGGTCTTGGATGAGCCAGCGCAAGGAGTCGATATTATGGGGCAAGCTGATCTTTACCAACTGATAGCCCGCTTGCGTGATCAGATTGGCTGCGGCATTGTTTTGGTTTCGCATGATTTGCATTTGGTTATGGCAGCGAGCGATAACGTCATTTGCCTTAATCAGCATGTTTGTTGTTCGGGTAGTCCCTCGGATGTCCAAAGTCATCCCTCCTATGCTCAATTATTTGGGACAAGGGCAGAAGCAGCCTCGCTCGCCATTTATACGCATCATCACACGCATCATCATGATATACCCTGTACCCAAGGCCATGATCATGATTGA
- a CDS encoding metal ABC transporter permease — MIELLQQEFVQRALAAGIGLAIPLGILGCFMLWRRMSFFSDAMGHAAILGVVGGLILHIHPQVAVAGIALLAAFILSRHRDNSRLPLDTWLGGVSYGGLALGLCLMALYPAVRLNPEAVLFGEILSVTWADVFWVFAVAIGTPLLFLKIWRSVVLITMDEDLAATNNIPIYPIQMIFLTTIALVTAVGLKITGALLLPALMIFPAATASYFARSPEGMVVISSLVAVLSFIVGALASFCFDLPTGPVIVVISLIFMVIGSVAKKY; from the coding sequence ATGATTGAATTATTACAACAAGAATTTGTGCAGCGTGCCTTAGCGGCAGGAATAGGTCTTGCAATTCCTTTGGGAATTCTTGGGTGTTTTATGCTCTGGCGCCGGATGTCTTTTTTCAGTGATGCGATGGGACATGCGGCAATATTGGGGGTTGTGGGGGGACTTATCCTTCATATCCATCCACAAGTTGCCGTTGCGGGTATTGCTTTGCTTGCTGCATTTATCTTGTCGCGCCATCGAGATAACTCTCGCTTACCGTTAGATACATGGCTGGGGGGAGTGTCTTACGGTGGGTTGGCCTTGGGATTATGTTTGATGGCGCTTTATCCGGCTGTGCGTCTTAACCCAGAGGCTGTTCTGTTTGGCGAGATTTTAAGTGTTACATGGGCTGATGTATTTTGGGTTTTTGCTGTAGCGATCGGGACACCTTTGCTGTTTTTGAAGATTTGGCGATCGGTGGTGCTCATTACAATGGATGAAGACTTAGCTGCAACTAATAACATCCCTATTTACCCTATACAAATGATTTTTTTGACGACAATTGCCTTGGTCACGGCTGTGGGATTGAAAATTACAGGGGCTCTGTTGTTGCCAGCCTTGATGATTTTTCCGGCTGCCACAGCATCTTACTTTGCACGCTCTCCTGAAGGGATGGTGGTGATAAGCAGTTTAGTTGCGGTACTGTCCTTTATAGTGGGGGCTTTGGCATCCTTTTGTTTTGATCTCCCCACCGGACCCGTGATTGTTGTTATCTCTTTGATATTTATGGTGATAGGATCCGTTGCAAAAAAATATTGA